The Vespula vulgaris chromosome 2, iyVesVulg1.1, whole genome shotgun sequence genome has a segment encoding these proteins:
- the LOC127072559 gene encoding chromodomain-helicase-DNA-binding protein 1 isoform X3: MTKHRVSKPRAALPFPVRCATGLWKTVESESGKESGSDSENESKSDSSSSGSNSGSASATDSDSSSSSGSGSGSGSESDKSEQLDAPAQSDSLQSKSSNHSTDAKLRLKNESSREWDENPDIYGIRRSGRSRKEPERLATQRESDSEGRKRYKKKGSHNSWNSESSESESDESENRRPPPSKSLNRRAAQKAKEKARARKKRISESSDNSSFDSDDNRRQVTRRTGTAVSYKEESEEGTDSEDLVEIDETTTTNTEPDNAETVERILGQRRGKKGVTGNVTTIYAVEENGDPNPKDLNTEETETQYLIKWKGWSHIHNTWESEESLKAQKVKGLKKLDNFIKREREIKQWREYAGPEDIDYFECQLELQQELLKSYNNVERIIAEYEKPDSEHPDYYCKWESLPYAEATWEDGALIVKKWPVKIKEFRDREDSKRTPSKHCKVLKIRPKFHQLKGQPEYMGKGKDLVLRDYQMDGLNWMIHSWCKENSVILADEMGLGKTIQTICFLYYLFHTHQLHGPFLLVVPLSTMTSWQREMAQWAPDMNFVTYLGDVTSRNVIREYEWCYSSKRLKFNAILTTYEIVLKDKAFLGALNWAVLLVDEAHRLKNDDSLLYKALSEFHTNHRLLITGTPLQNSLKELWALLHFIMPAKFNSWEEFEKEHDNAAQKGYSKLHKQLEPFILRRVKKDVEKSLPAKVEQILRVEMTSLQKQYYKWILTKNYNALRKGVKGSTMTFLNIVIELKKCCNHAFLTKPTESERKDNNDDYLQQLIRGSGKLVLLDKLLVRLRETGHRVLIFSQMVRMLDILGEYLQKRHFPFQRLDGSIKGELRKQALDHFNAEGSPDFCFLLSTRAGGLGINLATADTVIIFDSDWNPQNDLQAQARAHRIGQKNQVNIYRLVTKNSVEEEIVERAKQKMVLDHLVIQRMDTTGRTVLDKKNAGTNNNPFNKEDLNAILKFGAEELFKDEEDGDEEPTCDIDEILRRAETRDEGPTTVGDELLSAFKVASFAAFEEESEPVNQPNDNDDESKDWAEIIPENFRKKVEEEEKSKEMEDLYLPPRSRKTLQQINQTGDGRGRKRKKTPDDSEEGEESGSEVEGSDDDRPKKRGRPRVTPRENIKSFTDVEIRRFVKSYKKFTAPLKRLDDIAADAELQEKPMSELRYLGEQLQSRCEACLSEFESTAKENKGEEEGKGPGRKRGRGPTFKMGGVMVNAKSFSAAVKELEPLDQALPSDAEQRANWHLDIKVKPANFDCDWNSEDDSRLLRGIYQHGMGSWEAIKTDASLKLGDKILPNGSKVQSKRVSARAEYLLKVLKKQMDFKHGVTRARKPRKPKEVKTAITKEIIEENESSGEESKKLKTKIDKILVKKEEDVIVKKEIKEEPEEASEEKKKEKKVKKDKKENKKTKKNKQTAGPMHFTANNEPRALDVLGDLDPSIFNECKEKMRPVKKALKALDRPDQSLSEAEQVAHTRHCLVQIGNQINTCLAEYKDPEQIKEWRSNLWYFVSKFTEFDAKKLYKLYKHATRKGGGDSNVSVTSSPEKKEDTSNSKKHEKSYDKHNDKQLADSSNKDRQIKRRIDDIEDSSNSSIPSKKHVTAINAMSNISNTSAVTIGAITITPITSTANSTSSTTNTTDTSRHKEQKDSKSKDMKRDRERDRDRDRSHNDRGMDRLNCGKDERIRRDSGSYNMGGHYSGSREDDHWILPRDTRDMRDGRFTDHKRDRFESYGRLSGGYHRDRERDRDRGMHINDKRRYPSGPPSYGYGPGSYGSGGGGYAPNDMPPSHFRGRGYPGDSYSNEWRPSKDYRRDYDRRPPPPNANS, translated from the exons ACAGTTGAATCGGAATCTGGTAAGGAATCCGGATCTGACTCTGAAAACGAGAGCAAAAGTGACAGTTCCTCATCCGGGAGTAATTCGGGATCTGCCTCTGCTACAGATAG TGACTCTAGCTCTTCGAGCGGTTCTGGTTCTGGATCTGGTTCTGAATCTGATAAATCAGAGCAGTTGGATGCACCTGCACAAAGTGATAGTTTACAAAGCAAATCCTCTAATCACAGCACAGATGCAAAACTTAGGCTTAAAAATGAGTCTAGTCGTGAATGGGATGAGAATCCTGATATATATGGCATTAGGAGATCCGGACGTTCTAGAAAAGAACCTGAAAGACTTGCAACACAACGCGAAAGTGATAGTGAGGGTCGCaagagatataagaaaaaggg ttcACACAATTCATGGAATTCAGAAAGTTCAGAATCTGAATCTGATGAATCAGAAAATAGACGGCCACCACCTAGCAAGTCCTTGAACAGACGTGCGGCACAAAAGGCTAAAGAAAAAGCTAGAGCACGAAAAAAGCGTATTTCCGAATCTTCTGACAATTCTTCGTTTGATAGCGATGATAACAGAAG gCAAGTTACAAGGAGAACGGGTACTGCAGTTAGTTATAAAGAAGAGAGTGAAGAAGGTACTGATAGCGAAGATTTGGTTGAAATCGATGAAACAACAACTACAAATACAGAACCTGATAACGCGGAAACGGTTGAAAGAATTTTGGGacaaagaagaggaaagaagggtG TTACAGGAAATGTCACCACAATTTATGCAGTAGAAGAAAATGGTGATCCTAATCCAAAGGATTTAAATACCGAGGAGACTGAAacacaatatttaattaaatggaAAGGATGGTCGCATATACACAATACGTGGGAGTCAGAAGAATCTTTAAAAGCACAAAaa gttaaaggattaaaaaaattagataattttataaaacgagaacgagaaattAAACAATGGAGAGAGTATGCAGGACCTGAGGATATAGATTATTTTGAATGTCAGTTAGAGTTGCAACAAGAACTTTTgaaaagttataataatgTGGAAAGAATTATTG CTGAATATGAAAAGCCAGATTCTGAACATCCcgattattattgtaaatggGAAAGTTTGCCATATGCCGAGGCAACGTGGGAAGATGGAGCtttaatagttaaaaaatggccagtaaaaataaaagaatttcggGACAGAGAAGATTCCAAAAGGACACCGAGTAAACATTGCAAAGTCCTTAAAATCAGGCCCAAGTTTCATCAGCTAAAAGGACAGCCAGAATATATGGGTAAAGGAAAAGATTTAGTCCTGAGAGATTATCAAATGGACGGATTAAATTGGATGATCCATTCATGGTGCAAAGAAAATAg cGTTATCCTGGCAGACGAAATGGGTCTTGGAAAAACCATACAAACTATATGCTTCCTTTATTACCTATTTCATACTCATCAACTTCACGGACCGTTTTTATTAGTAGTACCTCTTTCAACAATGACTTCCTGGCAAAGAGAAATGGCCCAATGGGCACCCGACATGAACTTTGTTACGTATTTGGGTGACGTAACATCTCGAAATGTC ataagAGAATACGAATGGTGTTATAGttcaaaaagattaaaatttaatgcaATACTTACAACATATGAGATAGTACTTAAAGATAAAGCATTTTTGGGTGCCTTAAATTGGGCAGTGCTTTTAGTGGACGAAGCTCATAGATTAAAAAACGATGATTCTCTCCTTTATAAAGCTTTATCCGAATTTCATACCAATCATCGTCTTTTAATAACAGGTACTCCATTACAGAACAGTTTAAAGGAGTTATGGGCGTTACTTCATTTCATAATGCCTGCCAAATTTAATTCTTGGgaagaatttgaaaaagaacaCGACAATGCTGCCCAGAAAGGTTATTCTAAGTTACACAAACAGTTAGAACCTTTTATCTTAAGGCGTGTTAAAAAGGACGTAGAAAAATCATTACCTGCAAAAGTCGAGCAAATCTTACGCGTAGAAATGACTTCTTTGCAAAAACAATATTACAAGTGGATATTGACAAAAAACTATAACGCCTTGCGTAAAGGAGTTAAAGGATCTACTATGACGTTTCTCAACATAGTGATAGAACTTAAGAAATGTTGTAATCACGCTTTTTTAACAAAACCTACcgaaagcgaaagaaaagataataacgaCGATTATCTACAACAACTGATCAGAGGTTCAGGAAAATTGGTCCTTTTGGATAAATTGTTAGTGCGACTTCGTGAGACTGGACACAGAGTATTGATATTTAGTCAGATGGTAAGAATGTTGGATATTCTTGgagaatatttacaaaaacgACACTTCCCTTTCCAACGATTAGATGGAAGTATAAAAGGAGAATTGAGAAAGCAGGCGTTAGATCATTTTAATGCCGAAGGTTCGCcagatttttgtttcttgttatCGACCAGAGCTGGCGGACTCGGCATAAATCTTGCCACTGCTGACACCGTGATAATCTTCGACTCGGATTGGAACCCGCAAAACGATTTACAAGCACAAGCGAGAGCCCATCGAATTGGACAAAAAAATCAAGTTAACATATATCGATTGGTGACAAAAAATTCTGTAGAGGAGGAAATCGTTGAACGAGCGAAACAAAAAATGGTTCTCGATCATTTGGTCATTCAAAGAATGGATACAACTGGAAGAACGGtcttggataaaaaaaatgctGGGACCAACAATAACCCATTTAATAAAGAAGACTTAAATGCTATATTAAAATTTGGAGCAGAGGAATTATTCAAAGACGAGGAGGACGGAGACGAGGAGCCTACGTGCGACATCGATGAAATTTTAAGAAGAGCCGAAACTAGAGACGAAGGACCTACCACCGTAGGAGACGAACTGTTATCGGCATTCAAAGTTGCCAGTTTCGCTGCATTTGAGGAGGAATCGGAGCCAGTCAATCAACCtaacgacaatgacgacgaaaGTAAAGACTGGGCTGAGATAATAccagaaaattttcgaaaaaaagtcgaagaagaagaaaagtctaAGGAAATGGAAGATCTTTACCTTCCGCCAAGAAGTCGTAAGACTCTTCAACAAATTAATCAAACTGGCGATGGAAGAggtagaaagaggaaaaagacgCCGGATGACAGCGAGGAAGGTGAAGAGTCTGGAAGCGAAGTAGAAGGTAGCGACGACGACAGACCTAAAAAGAGAGGTAGACCAAGGGTCACGCCTCGCGAGAACATCAAGAGTTTCACGGATGTAGAAATTCGTAGATTCGTCAAAAGTTATAAGAAATTTACAGCGCCTTTAAAAAGACTGGACGATATCGCCGCGGACGCAGAATTGCAAGAGAAACCAATGTCGGAATTGCGTTATTTGGGTGAACAGCTGCAATCTCGTTGCGAGGCTTGCTTATCCGAATTTGAAAGTACCgcgaaagagaataaaggcGAGGAAGAGGGTAAAGGACCTGGTcgtaagagaggaagaggtcCTACATTTAAAATGGGCGGTGTTATGGTAAATGCAAAATCATTTTCTGCCGCCGTCAAAGAATTGGAACCATTGGATCAAGCACTTCCGTCAGATGCCGAACAAAGAGCCAATTGGCACCTTGACATCAAAGTAAAACCGGCGAACTTTGACTGCGATTGGAATTCCGAAGATGACTCTAGACTTTTGAGAGGCATATATCAGCATGGCATGGGTTCTTGGGAAGCCATTAAAACAGATGCTAGTTTAAAACTCGGTGATAAAATTCTTCCTAATGGTAGTAAAGTTCAATCTAAACGGGTGAGCGCTCGTGCTGAGTACTTGTTAAAAGTTCTTAAAAAGCAAATGGATTTCAAGCATGGCGTG ACCCGTGCAAGGAAACCTAGAAAACcaaaagaagtaaaaacaGCAATtactaaagaaataatagaagaaaatgagagttCAGGAGAAGAGAGTAAAAAGCTTAAGACAAAAATTGATAAA ATACTcgtaaagaaagaggaagacgttattgttaaaaaagagattaaagaaGAACCCGAGGAGGCGtctgaagagaaaaagaaggagaaaaaagttaagaaggataaaaaggaaaataagaagactaaaaaaaataaacaaactgCAGGACCGATGCATTTCACAGCAAACAACGAACCACGAGCTCTTGACGTTCTTGGTGATTTAGATCCATCTATATTCAATGAG TGCAAGGAGAAGATGCGTCCGGTGAAAAAAGCATTAAAAGCTTTGGATAGACCAGATCAATCGTTGAGCGAAGCAGAGCAAGTAGCCCATACACGCCACTGTCTAGTTCAAATCGGAAATCAAATTAATACTTGTCTTGCAGAATACAAGGATCCTGAGCAAATTAAAGAATGGCGAAGTAACTTATGGTATTTTGTATCAAAATTTACAGAATTTGATGCTAAAAagctatataaattatataagcaTGCAACGAGAAAAGGTGGCGGTGATAGTAATGTAAGTGTAACATCTAGTCctgaaaagaaggaagacaCGAGTAATTCAAAG AAACATGAAAAATCATATGACAAACATAACGACAAACAATTAGCGGATTCCAGTAATAAAGATCGCCAAATTAAGCGTAGAATCGATGACATAGAAGATAGTTCTAACAGCAGTATCCCAAGTAAGAAACATGTTACAGCTATTAATGCGATGAGCAATATTAGCAACACCTCAGCTGTTACTATCGGTGCTATTACAATTACTCCTATAACATCAACTGCAAACTCTACGTCGAGTACAACTAATACAACGGATACGTCAAGGcacaaagaacaaaaagattcAAAGTCGAAAGATATGAAACGGGATCGAGaacgagacagagatagagacagaagtCACAATGATAGAGGCATGGACAGATTAAATTGTGGAAAAGATGAACGGATCAGAAGGGATAGTGGTAGTTATAATATGGGTGGACATTATAGTGGGAGTAGAGAAGACGATCATTGGATTTTACCTAGGGACACAAGAGATATGAGAGATGGAAG ATTTACGGATCACAAACGTGATAGATTTGAATCTTACGGACGTTTGTCTGGTGGATATCAtcgagacagagaaagagatagagatcgTGGTATgcatataaacgataaaagaag GTATCCATCTGGACCACCAAGCTATGGATACGGTCCAGGTAGCTATGGAAGTGGAGGTGGCGGCTACGCACCAAATGACATGCCACCAAGCCATTTTAGAGGTCGAGGATATCCAGGAGATAGTTATTCGAATGAATGGCGACCTAGTAAGGATTATAGAAGAGATTATGATAGGAGGCCGCCACCACCAAATGCCAATTCCTAG
- the LOC127072559 gene encoding chromodomain-helicase-DNA-binding protein 1 isoform X1 yields MTKHRVSKPRAALPFPVRCATGLWKTVESESGKESGSDSENESKSDSSSSGSNSGSASATDSDSSSSSGSGSGSGSESDKSEQLDAPAQSDSLQSKSSNHSTDAKLRLKNESSREWDENPDIYGIRRSGRSRKEPERLATQRESDSEGRKRYKKKGSHNSWNSESSESESDESENRRPPPSKSLNRRAAQKAKEKARARKKRISESSDNSSFDSDDNRRQVTRRTGTAVSYKEESEEGTDSEDLVEIDETTTTNTEPDNAETVERILGQRRGKKGVTGNVTTIYAVEENGDPNPKDLNTEETETQYLIKWKGWSHIHNTWESEESLKAQKVKGLKKLDNFIKREREIKQWREYAGPEDIDYFECQLELQQELLKSYNNVERIIAEYEKPDSEHPDYYCKWESLPYAEATWEDGALIVKKWPVKIKEFRDREDSKRTPSKHCKVLKIRPKFHQLKGQPEYMGKGKDLVLRDYQMDGLNWMIHSWCKENSVILADEMGLGKTIQTICFLYYLFHTHQLHGPFLLVVPLSTMTSWQREMAQWAPDMNFVTYLGDVTSRNVIREYEWCYSSKRLKFNAILTTYEIVLKDKAFLGALNWAVLLVDEAHRLKNDDSLLYKALSEFHTNHRLLITGTPLQNSLKELWALLHFIMPAKFNSWEEFEKEHDNAAQKGYSKLHKQLEPFILRRVKKDVEKSLPAKVEQILRVEMTSLQKQYYKWILTKNYNALRKGVKGSTMTFLNIVIELKKCCNHAFLTKPTESERKDNNDDYLQQLIRGSGKLVLLDKLLVRLRETGHRVLIFSQMVRMLDILGEYLQKRHFPFQRLDGSIKGELRKQALDHFNAEGSPDFCFLLSTRAGGLGINLATADTVIIFDSDWNPQNDLQAQARAHRIGQKNQVNIYRLVTKNSVEEEIVERAKQKMVLDHLVIQRMDTTGRTVLDKKNAGTNNNPFNKEDLNAILKFGAEELFKDEEDGDEEPTCDIDEILRRAETRDEGPTTVGDELLSAFKVASFAAFEEESEPVNQPNDNDDESKDWAEIIPENFRKKVEEEEKSKEMEDLYLPPRSRKTLQQINQTGDGRGRKRKKTPDDSEEGEESGSEVEGSDDDRPKKRGRPRVTPRENIKSFTDVEIRRFVKSYKKFTAPLKRLDDIAADAELQEKPMSELRYLGEQLQSRCEACLSEFESTAKENKGEEEGKGPGRKRGRGPTFKMGGVMVNAKSFSAAVKELEPLDQALPSDAEQRANWHLDIKVKPANFDCDWNSEDDSRLLRGIYQHGMGSWEAIKTDASLKLGDKILPNGSKVQSKRVSARAEYLLKVLKKQMDFKHGVTRARKPRKPKEVKTAITKEIIEENESSGEESKKLKTKIDKILVKKEEDVIVKKEIKEEPEEASEEKKKEKKVKKDKKENKKTKKNKQTAGPMHFTANNEPRALDVLGDLDPSIFNECKEKMRPVKKALKALDRPDQSLSEAEQVAHTRHCLVQIGNQINTCLAEYKDPEQIKEWRSNLWYFVSKFTEFDAKKLYKLYKHATRKGGGDSNVSVTSSPEKKEDTSNSKKHEKSYDKHNDKQLADSSNKDRQIKRRIDDIEDSSNSSIPSKKHVTAINAMSNISNTSAVTIGAITITPITSTANSTSSTTNTTDTSRHKEQKDSKSKDMKRDRERDRDRDRSHNDRGMDRLNCGKDERIRRDSGSYNMGGHYSGSREDDHWILPRDTRDMRDGRFTDHKRDRFESYGRLSGGYHRDRERDRDRGMHINDKRSNFYRYPSGPPSYGYGPGSYGSGGGGYAPNDMPPSHFRGRGYPGDSYSNEWRPSKDYRRDYDRRPPPPNANS; encoded by the exons ACAGTTGAATCGGAATCTGGTAAGGAATCCGGATCTGACTCTGAAAACGAGAGCAAAAGTGACAGTTCCTCATCCGGGAGTAATTCGGGATCTGCCTCTGCTACAGATAG TGACTCTAGCTCTTCGAGCGGTTCTGGTTCTGGATCTGGTTCTGAATCTGATAAATCAGAGCAGTTGGATGCACCTGCACAAAGTGATAGTTTACAAAGCAAATCCTCTAATCACAGCACAGATGCAAAACTTAGGCTTAAAAATGAGTCTAGTCGTGAATGGGATGAGAATCCTGATATATATGGCATTAGGAGATCCGGACGTTCTAGAAAAGAACCTGAAAGACTTGCAACACAACGCGAAAGTGATAGTGAGGGTCGCaagagatataagaaaaaggg ttcACACAATTCATGGAATTCAGAAAGTTCAGAATCTGAATCTGATGAATCAGAAAATAGACGGCCACCACCTAGCAAGTCCTTGAACAGACGTGCGGCACAAAAGGCTAAAGAAAAAGCTAGAGCACGAAAAAAGCGTATTTCCGAATCTTCTGACAATTCTTCGTTTGATAGCGATGATAACAGAAG gCAAGTTACAAGGAGAACGGGTACTGCAGTTAGTTATAAAGAAGAGAGTGAAGAAGGTACTGATAGCGAAGATTTGGTTGAAATCGATGAAACAACAACTACAAATACAGAACCTGATAACGCGGAAACGGTTGAAAGAATTTTGGGacaaagaagaggaaagaagggtG TTACAGGAAATGTCACCACAATTTATGCAGTAGAAGAAAATGGTGATCCTAATCCAAAGGATTTAAATACCGAGGAGACTGAAacacaatatttaattaaatggaAAGGATGGTCGCATATACACAATACGTGGGAGTCAGAAGAATCTTTAAAAGCACAAAaa gttaaaggattaaaaaaattagataattttataaaacgagaacgagaaattAAACAATGGAGAGAGTATGCAGGACCTGAGGATATAGATTATTTTGAATGTCAGTTAGAGTTGCAACAAGAACTTTTgaaaagttataataatgTGGAAAGAATTATTG CTGAATATGAAAAGCCAGATTCTGAACATCCcgattattattgtaaatggGAAAGTTTGCCATATGCCGAGGCAACGTGGGAAGATGGAGCtttaatagttaaaaaatggccagtaaaaataaaagaatttcggGACAGAGAAGATTCCAAAAGGACACCGAGTAAACATTGCAAAGTCCTTAAAATCAGGCCCAAGTTTCATCAGCTAAAAGGACAGCCAGAATATATGGGTAAAGGAAAAGATTTAGTCCTGAGAGATTATCAAATGGACGGATTAAATTGGATGATCCATTCATGGTGCAAAGAAAATAg cGTTATCCTGGCAGACGAAATGGGTCTTGGAAAAACCATACAAACTATATGCTTCCTTTATTACCTATTTCATACTCATCAACTTCACGGACCGTTTTTATTAGTAGTACCTCTTTCAACAATGACTTCCTGGCAAAGAGAAATGGCCCAATGGGCACCCGACATGAACTTTGTTACGTATTTGGGTGACGTAACATCTCGAAATGTC ataagAGAATACGAATGGTGTTATAGttcaaaaagattaaaatttaatgcaATACTTACAACATATGAGATAGTACTTAAAGATAAAGCATTTTTGGGTGCCTTAAATTGGGCAGTGCTTTTAGTGGACGAAGCTCATAGATTAAAAAACGATGATTCTCTCCTTTATAAAGCTTTATCCGAATTTCATACCAATCATCGTCTTTTAATAACAGGTACTCCATTACAGAACAGTTTAAAGGAGTTATGGGCGTTACTTCATTTCATAATGCCTGCCAAATTTAATTCTTGGgaagaatttgaaaaagaacaCGACAATGCTGCCCAGAAAGGTTATTCTAAGTTACACAAACAGTTAGAACCTTTTATCTTAAGGCGTGTTAAAAAGGACGTAGAAAAATCATTACCTGCAAAAGTCGAGCAAATCTTACGCGTAGAAATGACTTCTTTGCAAAAACAATATTACAAGTGGATATTGACAAAAAACTATAACGCCTTGCGTAAAGGAGTTAAAGGATCTACTATGACGTTTCTCAACATAGTGATAGAACTTAAGAAATGTTGTAATCACGCTTTTTTAACAAAACCTACcgaaagcgaaagaaaagataataacgaCGATTATCTACAACAACTGATCAGAGGTTCAGGAAAATTGGTCCTTTTGGATAAATTGTTAGTGCGACTTCGTGAGACTGGACACAGAGTATTGATATTTAGTCAGATGGTAAGAATGTTGGATATTCTTGgagaatatttacaaaaacgACACTTCCCTTTCCAACGATTAGATGGAAGTATAAAAGGAGAATTGAGAAAGCAGGCGTTAGATCATTTTAATGCCGAAGGTTCGCcagatttttgtttcttgttatCGACCAGAGCTGGCGGACTCGGCATAAATCTTGCCACTGCTGACACCGTGATAATCTTCGACTCGGATTGGAACCCGCAAAACGATTTACAAGCACAAGCGAGAGCCCATCGAATTGGACAAAAAAATCAAGTTAACATATATCGATTGGTGACAAAAAATTCTGTAGAGGAGGAAATCGTTGAACGAGCGAAACAAAAAATGGTTCTCGATCATTTGGTCATTCAAAGAATGGATACAACTGGAAGAACGGtcttggataaaaaaaatgctGGGACCAACAATAACCCATTTAATAAAGAAGACTTAAATGCTATATTAAAATTTGGAGCAGAGGAATTATTCAAAGACGAGGAGGACGGAGACGAGGAGCCTACGTGCGACATCGATGAAATTTTAAGAAGAGCCGAAACTAGAGACGAAGGACCTACCACCGTAGGAGACGAACTGTTATCGGCATTCAAAGTTGCCAGTTTCGCTGCATTTGAGGAGGAATCGGAGCCAGTCAATCAACCtaacgacaatgacgacgaaaGTAAAGACTGGGCTGAGATAATAccagaaaattttcgaaaaaaagtcgaagaagaagaaaagtctaAGGAAATGGAAGATCTTTACCTTCCGCCAAGAAGTCGTAAGACTCTTCAACAAATTAATCAAACTGGCGATGGAAGAggtagaaagaggaaaaagacgCCGGATGACAGCGAGGAAGGTGAAGAGTCTGGAAGCGAAGTAGAAGGTAGCGACGACGACAGACCTAAAAAGAGAGGTAGACCAAGGGTCACGCCTCGCGAGAACATCAAGAGTTTCACGGATGTAGAAATTCGTAGATTCGTCAAAAGTTATAAGAAATTTACAGCGCCTTTAAAAAGACTGGACGATATCGCCGCGGACGCAGAATTGCAAGAGAAACCAATGTCGGAATTGCGTTATTTGGGTGAACAGCTGCAATCTCGTTGCGAGGCTTGCTTATCCGAATTTGAAAGTACCgcgaaagagaataaaggcGAGGAAGAGGGTAAAGGACCTGGTcgtaagagaggaagaggtcCTACATTTAAAATGGGCGGTGTTATGGTAAATGCAAAATCATTTTCTGCCGCCGTCAAAGAATTGGAACCATTGGATCAAGCACTTCCGTCAGATGCCGAACAAAGAGCCAATTGGCACCTTGACATCAAAGTAAAACCGGCGAACTTTGACTGCGATTGGAATTCCGAAGATGACTCTAGACTTTTGAGAGGCATATATCAGCATGGCATGGGTTCTTGGGAAGCCATTAAAACAGATGCTAGTTTAAAACTCGGTGATAAAATTCTTCCTAATGGTAGTAAAGTTCAATCTAAACGGGTGAGCGCTCGTGCTGAGTACTTGTTAAAAGTTCTTAAAAAGCAAATGGATTTCAAGCATGGCGTG ACCCGTGCAAGGAAACCTAGAAAACcaaaagaagtaaaaacaGCAATtactaaagaaataatagaagaaaatgagagttCAGGAGAAGAGAGTAAAAAGCTTAAGACAAAAATTGATAAA ATACTcgtaaagaaagaggaagacgttattgttaaaaaagagattaaagaaGAACCCGAGGAGGCGtctgaagagaaaaagaaggagaaaaaagttaagaaggataaaaaggaaaataagaagactaaaaaaaataaacaaactgCAGGACCGATGCATTTCACAGCAAACAACGAACCACGAGCTCTTGACGTTCTTGGTGATTTAGATCCATCTATATTCAATGAG TGCAAGGAGAAGATGCGTCCGGTGAAAAAAGCATTAAAAGCTTTGGATAGACCAGATCAATCGTTGAGCGAAGCAGAGCAAGTAGCCCATACACGCCACTGTCTAGTTCAAATCGGAAATCAAATTAATACTTGTCTTGCAGAATACAAGGATCCTGAGCAAATTAAAGAATGGCGAAGTAACTTATGGTATTTTGTATCAAAATTTACAGAATTTGATGCTAAAAagctatataaattatataagcaTGCAACGAGAAAAGGTGGCGGTGATAGTAATGTAAGTGTAACATCTAGTCctgaaaagaaggaagacaCGAGTAATTCAAAG AAACATGAAAAATCATATGACAAACATAACGACAAACAATTAGCGGATTCCAGTAATAAAGATCGCCAAATTAAGCGTAGAATCGATGACATAGAAGATAGTTCTAACAGCAGTATCCCAAGTAAGAAACATGTTACAGCTATTAATGCGATGAGCAATATTAGCAACACCTCAGCTGTTACTATCGGTGCTATTACAATTACTCCTATAACATCAACTGCAAACTCTACGTCGAGTACAACTAATACAACGGATACGTCAAGGcacaaagaacaaaaagattcAAAGTCGAAAGATATGAAACGGGATCGAGaacgagacagagatagagacagaagtCACAATGATAGAGGCATGGACAGATTAAATTGTGGAAAAGATGAACGGATCAGAAGGGATAGTGGTAGTTATAATATGGGTGGACATTATAGTGGGAGTAGAGAAGACGATCATTGGATTTTACCTAGGGACACAAGAGATATGAGAGATGGAAG ATTTACGGATCACAAACGTGATAGATTTGAATCTTACGGACGTTTGTCTGGTGGATATCAtcgagacagagaaagagatagagatcgTGGTATgcatataaacgataaaagaag TAATTTTTATAGGTATCCATCTGGACCACCAAGCTATGGATACGGTCCAGGTAGCTATGGAAGTGGAGGTGGCGGCTACGCACCAAATGACATGCCACCAAGCCATTTTAGAGGTCGAGGATATCCAGGAGATAGTTATTCGAATGAATGGCGACCTAGTAAGGATTATAGAAGAGATTATGATAGGAGGCCGCCACCACCAAATGCCAATTCCTAG